Proteins found in one Brevibacillus brevis genomic segment:
- a CDS encoding elongation factor G — translation MKRLTIGLFAHVDAGKTTFAEQLLYHTNSIRSRGRVDHQDAFLDCHDIERKRGITVFADQAVMHHKGDVYYLIDTPGHVDFSSEMERAIGVMDYAIVIVSAVEGVQGHTETVWELLRKHRIPTFFFINKTDRIGADASRTEEEIRSQLTGDVCCIRDNFVNGIVSEGLREMMSERNDSLLEAFLEERDDQEFWLGALQEMIREGQLFPCTYGSALQDDGVVEFLDQLSSLTTASYDETAPFGGRVYKIRHAANGLRLTFVKALSGKLKVRELLSYENGGLRYEEKITQILLFTGRKSHSVEQVAAGDLFAVVGLSEAEAGQGVGVYSDKFTYETEPTLQSKVLFDNSLHVQQVLGAFRILNAEDPSLNVVWEESLQEIHIRVMGLIQLEVLEQVVKERFGFVVSFGQPEILYKETIQSAVTGYGHFEPLRHYAEVHLMLEPGERGSGIRFTSVCHPDELSFNYQNLVRSHLYEREHHGLLTGMPVIDMKITLLRGRAHNEHTHGGDFREATFRALRQGLEKAENMLLEPYYDFKIKVGVNEMGRVLSDVQRASGSFEPPQMSDTHAVITGRVPVATFMNYSTEFASFTHGRGSIRCVFGGYDRCHNAEEVLERISYKKDADPVYTSSSIFCAKGAGYSVPWDEAEAKMHLL, via the coding sequence ATGAAGCGTCTAACGATCGGCTTGTTTGCCCATGTGGATGCGGGCAAGACTACTTTCGCCGAACAGTTGCTATACCATACAAACAGTATCCGGTCGCGGGGCCGGGTGGATCATCAAGATGCCTTTTTGGATTGCCATGATATTGAGAGGAAAAGAGGCATTACCGTGTTCGCCGATCAGGCGGTTATGCACCATAAGGGCGACGTTTATTATTTGATCGACACACCTGGACACGTCGATTTTTCCTCCGAGATGGAGCGGGCGATCGGGGTCATGGATTACGCTATCGTCATTGTCAGTGCGGTAGAAGGTGTTCAGGGTCATACTGAGACAGTCTGGGAGTTGTTGCGCAAACATCGGATACCGACCTTTTTCTTCATCAATAAAACAGATCGGATCGGCGCGGATGCCAGCAGGACAGAAGAGGAGATACGCAGTCAGTTGACTGGGGATGTTTGTTGCATCAGAGACAATTTCGTCAACGGTATTGTCAGCGAAGGACTACGGGAAATGATGTCAGAGCGAAACGACTCACTGCTGGAAGCATTTTTAGAGGAAAGGGACGATCAAGAATTCTGGCTGGGCGCCTTACAAGAGATGATACGAGAAGGTCAGCTTTTCCCTTGTACCTACGGCTCGGCACTACAGGATGATGGCGTTGTAGAATTCCTGGATCAACTGTCCTCGTTGACAACTGCGTCTTATGACGAAACGGCTCCATTCGGGGGGCGCGTTTATAAAATTCGACACGCAGCAAACGGATTGAGACTAACTTTCGTCAAAGCGCTGAGTGGCAAGCTGAAGGTCCGGGAGTTGCTCAGCTATGAGAACGGTGGACTTCGGTACGAAGAGAAGATTACACAAATCTTATTGTTTACTGGTAGGAAATCACACTCGGTTGAACAAGTAGCTGCTGGCGATTTGTTCGCGGTTGTCGGCTTGTCCGAAGCCGAAGCTGGACAAGGGGTGGGGGTCTACTCAGACAAGTTTACTTATGAGACTGAACCGACACTACAGTCGAAAGTACTATTTGACAATTCGCTTCATGTGCAGCAAGTCCTCGGTGCGTTTCGCATTCTGAATGCGGAGGACCCGTCTTTGAATGTGGTTTGGGAAGAGAGTTTGCAAGAGATTCACATTCGCGTTATGGGTCTGATCCAATTAGAAGTGCTGGAGCAGGTTGTGAAGGAGCGCTTCGGTTTTGTTGTCTCTTTCGGTCAACCGGAAATCCTGTACAAAGAAACGATACAGTCTGCCGTGACGGGATATGGGCACTTCGAGCCACTCCGGCATTACGCGGAAGTACATCTCATGCTTGAACCGGGAGAGCGAGGCAGCGGCATCCGCTTCACTAGCGTATGTCATCCTGATGAACTGAGTTTTAACTACCAGAATTTAGTTCGGTCTCATCTCTATGAACGGGAGCATCATGGGCTATTGACAGGCATGCCGGTCATCGACATGAAAATTACGCTCCTAAGAGGCCGAGCGCATAACGAACATACGCATGGGGGCGACTTTCGTGAGGCCACCTTCCGCGCACTGCGGCAGGGGCTGGAAAAAGCGGAGAATATGCTGTTAGAACCCTACTACGACTTCAAAATAAAGGTGGGAGTGAACGAGATGGGGAGGGTACTTTCGGATGTTCAGCGCGCCTCAGGTTCGTTCGAGCCACCACAGATGTCGGATACGCATGCGGTCATTACGGGTAGGGTACCCGTAGCAACATTTATGAATTACAGCACCGAATTCGCTTCTTTCACGCATGGACGAGGCAGCATCCGCTGTGTATTTGGCGGATACGATCGCTGCCATAACGCGGAGGAAGTGTTGGAAAGGATAAGCTATAAAAAGGATGCCGATCCTGTTTATACCTCCTCCTCGATCTTTTGCGCCAAAGGTGCTGGCTATTCGGTGCCGTGGGACGAGGCAGAAGCCAAGATGCATCTGCTCTGA
- a CDS encoding Crp/Fnr family transcriptional regulator, which translates to MACLRYQWTPYLMYGKKIEMEKHTTIYHQGNVGTGFYYLDKGSVKITLLSENGHERTIDYIPTGGLFGEHGAYNGSYLTSAITTSPCVIHFFSDEVLSRICQDHPQSAVIFTNSQIYKLRLLAEIIAFTDSPIELAMANCLLKLITVYGNNVIPIDQLSFARYIDTSRMTVNKTLQKWRQQGLIELSERSAIRVVDVEGLRGIYSRIQCK; encoded by the coding sequence ATGGCCTGTCTCCGCTATCAGTGGACCCCGTACCTCATGTATGGCAAGAAGATCGAAATGGAAAAACACACAACGATCTACCATCAAGGCAATGTGGGAACTGGATTTTATTATCTTGACAAAGGGAGCGTAAAGATTACGCTGTTATCTGAAAACGGACATGAGCGGACTATCGATTACATTCCCACAGGTGGGTTGTTTGGGGAGCACGGCGCCTACAACGGCTCATACCTGACATCAGCCATAACGACTTCTCCTTGCGTCATTCACTTTTTCTCCGACGAGGTCTTATCGCGCATATGCCAAGATCACCCCCAGTCGGCAGTGATCTTCACCAATTCACAAATCTATAAGCTCCGTCTCCTCGCTGAAATCATCGCGTTTACTGACAGTCCCATTGAGCTTGCGATGGCTAATTGTCTGCTCAAACTAATAACAGTGTACGGAAATAATGTTATTCCTATCGATCAGTTGTCTTTTGCCCGCTATATTGATACGTCTCGCATGACGGTGAACAAGACTTTGCAGAAATGGCGACAGCAAGGCTTGATTGAACTATCTGAGCGCAGTGCCATTCGAGTTGTAGATGTAGAGGGATTGCGTGGGATTTACTCTCGCATCCAATGTAAATAG
- a CDS encoding Crp/Fnr family transcriptional regulator gives MVSPFETDLKWETLLEYGTRQFVKRKTAIYQQETMGEGFYYLHKGLVKIVTSTFKGKDRLVNIVVPGQIMGLQTMDQQPHFTTAIAVKNAVVYHFSCLQFLEMLKARPELLSLFTQTINQKMRILLTAINLKALTSEEQIARLLLNICEDFKNHEVPLTQQELAECAGLTRITVYKILKAWKENGIIEIKNRSFVVKRPDMLKPPQLTANTARTV, from the coding sequence ATGGTATCCCCTTTTGAAACTGATTTGAAATGGGAAACCCTTTTAGAATACGGTACCCGCCAATTTGTGAAAAGAAAAACGGCTATCTATCAGCAAGAGACGATGGGAGAAGGTTTTTATTATCTTCATAAGGGTTTGGTGAAGATAGTGACCTCTACCTTCAAGGGGAAAGATCGCCTGGTGAACATCGTAGTACCTGGTCAAATTATGGGACTTCAAACGATGGATCAACAACCTCATTTCACTACGGCTATTGCTGTAAAGAATGCAGTCGTCTACCATTTCTCCTGTTTGCAATTCCTCGAAATGTTGAAGGCACGCCCTGAACTCTTGTCTCTTTTCACCCAAACAATCAATCAAAAAATGCGGATTCTTTTAACCGCCATCAACTTGAAAGCGCTAACTTCGGAAGAGCAAATTGCTCGTCTCCTGCTCAACATTTGTGAAGACTTTAAAAACCACGAGGTTCCCCTCACTCAACAAGAGCTGGCTGAATGTGCTGGCCTCACCCGTATTACTGTCTACAAGATCCTGAAGGCATGGAAGGAAAATGGCATCATTGAAATCAAAAACCGATCCTTTGTCGTCAAACGCCCAGATATGTTGAAGCCTCCACAACTCACGGCAAATACTGCTCGCACAGTGTAA
- a CDS encoding 4-hydroxyphenylacetate 3-hydroxylase family protein codes for MGIRTGDQYIRGLKSRQPEIWLQGRKVTNVCEEAVFRQPIQEIAKLYDMQHDEKYQEKITHICQETGERVNNAFLVAKTPEELQAKRAVYEAYAEATFGLMGRTPDFLNIVLTSLYSNASFLERYNPQWAENVKNYYKYVRDQDLFLTHAIINPQNDRSKSSHEQNDVYTHLGAVEETPEGLIVKGAKMLATLAPITDEVIIYSFPGFQPGDERYALAFAIPINTPGLRIICREPMQDGIRSVYDHPLASRFEEMDAVLVFHDVLVPWERLFLYNNVEAANLLYPKTGIGQQPAHQTGVRGLLKLQFATEVAMRLADSIGVDVYPNVQNHLGELAQSLESVRALLKTAELEYETLPSGELMPGYVQLETIRGLLPKLYPRAIEVIQIIGAGGLLMSPTDSDMVHPELAEDMEKFYAGRKGISGTDRVRLFKLAWDLCGEAFGQRLLQYERYYTGDPVRKLAIFYNNYKKSHACTMVDDALSVFAAKSASQTEQVL; via the coding sequence GTGGGAATCCGTACAGGTGACCAATACATTCGGGGCTTGAAATCACGGCAACCGGAGATTTGGCTGCAAGGCAGAAAGGTGACAAATGTATGTGAGGAAGCCGTTTTTCGACAGCCGATTCAGGAAATAGCCAAACTGTATGACATGCAGCATGACGAGAAATACCAGGAAAAGATTACCCATATTTGTCAGGAGACGGGTGAGCGTGTGAACAACGCCTTTCTCGTTGCAAAGACCCCTGAGGAATTGCAGGCGAAACGAGCCGTGTACGAAGCTTATGCGGAAGCCACTTTTGGCTTGATGGGAAGAACGCCGGATTTTCTCAATATCGTCTTGACGTCGCTATACAGCAATGCGTCTTTCTTGGAAAGGTACAATCCACAGTGGGCAGAAAATGTGAAAAATTATTACAAGTATGTTCGCGATCAAGACCTGTTTTTAACGCATGCGATTATCAATCCGCAAAATGACCGCAGCAAGTCCTCGCACGAACAAAACGATGTCTACACCCATTTGGGGGCAGTAGAGGAGACGCCGGAAGGACTGATTGTCAAAGGAGCGAAAATGCTTGCGACACTGGCGCCGATCACGGATGAAGTCATCATTTACTCGTTCCCCGGGTTCCAGCCAGGAGATGAGCGTTATGCCTTGGCATTTGCCATACCGATTAACACGCCAGGCTTGCGGATCATTTGTAGAGAGCCCATGCAGGATGGGATTCGTTCCGTTTATGACCATCCATTGGCATCTCGCTTCGAAGAAATGGATGCTGTTCTTGTCTTTCATGACGTACTCGTGCCTTGGGAGCGCTTATTTCTGTACAACAATGTAGAAGCAGCCAACCTGCTTTATCCAAAGACAGGTATCGGACAACAGCCGGCGCACCAGACAGGGGTGAGAGGACTGTTGAAGCTCCAATTTGCCACGGAAGTTGCCATGCGGCTGGCAGACTCCATCGGGGTAGACGTCTATCCGAATGTCCAAAACCATCTCGGGGAGCTAGCGCAATCGCTGGAATCGGTCAGAGCGCTGCTAAAGACAGCAGAGCTGGAGTACGAGACCTTGCCGTCGGGCGAGCTCATGCCGGGTTATGTACAGCTCGAAACCATTCGCGGACTGCTTCCGAAGCTGTACCCGCGGGCGATCGAAGTCATCCAAATTATTGGAGCAGGCGGATTGCTCATGTCCCCGACAGACAGTGATATGGTGCATCCCGAGTTGGCGGAGGATATGGAAAAGTTTTATGCGGGACGAAAGGGTATCTCCGGTACAGATCGGGTTCGCCTGTTTAAGCTCGCTTGGGACCTGTGCGGCGAAGCCTTTGGACAGCGTTTGCTGCAATACGAGCGGTACTATACCGGTGATCCGGTGCGTAAATTGGCGATTTTTTACAACAACTACAAGAAGTCTCATGCTTGCACGATGGTGGATGACGCGCTTAGCGTTTTTGCTGCCAAATCGGCATCGCAGACGGAGCAGGTTCTTTAA
- a CDS encoding 3-hydroxyanthranilate 3,4-dioxygenase → MGTLAPIHLWKFIEDHIDQLKPPVNNKVIWKDAELMVMVVGGPNKRRDFHIDPSEEVFYQLKGDCFVEIINQDGKREIITVREGEMFLLPANVPHSPHRIADTIGLVIERNRSEGELEDFAWYCDNCDHEMHRVRIQLTNIEVQVKEAIEGFNSNLELRTCQKCGHVMSPEASEWKCE, encoded by the coding sequence ATGGGTACATTGGCACCTATCCATTTGTGGAAGTTTATCGAGGATCACATCGATCAGCTCAAGCCACCTGTGAATAACAAGGTGATTTGGAAAGATGCAGAGCTTATGGTCATGGTAGTGGGAGGGCCGAACAAGCGGCGGGATTTTCACATTGATCCATCCGAGGAAGTCTTTTACCAGCTGAAGGGTGATTGCTTCGTAGAGATCATAAATCAGGATGGAAAGCGCGAGATCATTACGGTCAGAGAAGGGGAAATGTTCCTTCTTCCGGCGAATGTCCCGCATTCCCCACACCGGATCGCGGATACCATCGGCCTTGTGATTGAGCGCAACAGAAGTGAGGGAGAACTGGAGGACTTTGCTTGGTACTGTGATAACTGCGACCACGAAATGCATCGCGTACGGATTCAACTGACCAACATAGAGGTGCAGGTAAAAGAGGCGATCGAAGGCTTCAACAGTAATCTGGAGCTGCGTACATGCCAAAAATGCGGGCACGTCATGTCTCCGGAAGCGAGTGAGTGGAAATGCGAGTAG
- a CDS encoding amidohydrolase family protein — protein sequence MRVDFHTHIIPEDIPNLAERFHGERWPVLHRTCTCGATIMVGGKVFREVTDQVWDPQKRIHDMQQEGVDMQVLSPIPVTFSYWAPASEAEVMARIQNDFIAKTVNQHPNHFIGLGTVPLQDTEAAIREMDRCMHELGLRGIEIGTNVNGNNLDDPGMIPFFEMCQTWDVPLFVHPWETLGRERMPRHNLMYTVGMPSETALAAASLILGGVIEKFPRLKICFAHGGGSFPYILPRLDQGWKVWPHLRLTEQPPSVYAKQFYFDSLTYDPLNIPYMMKRFGEDKILMGSDYPFLLRETPPGEVIDHTLELTDGQKRALLGENALRFLNIKEMKAL from the coding sequence ATGCGAGTAGACTTCCATACCCACATCATTCCAGAGGATATTCCTAATCTGGCTGAACGATTTCATGGAGAGCGCTGGCCAGTTCTGCACCGCACTTGCACATGCGGGGCAACTATCATGGTCGGGGGAAAAGTATTTCGCGAAGTGACGGATCAGGTATGGGATCCCCAAAAACGGATTCATGACATGCAGCAAGAAGGCGTGGATATGCAGGTGTTGTCACCTATTCCGGTCACGTTTTCCTACTGGGCCCCGGCATCCGAAGCAGAAGTGATGGCGCGGATTCAAAACGATTTTATTGCAAAGACAGTCAACCAACATCCGAATCATTTCATCGGATTGGGGACAGTTCCCTTGCAGGACACCGAGGCAGCCATTCGGGAAATGGATCGCTGCATGCACGAGCTAGGCCTGAGAGGGATCGAAATCGGTACCAACGTAAATGGCAACAATCTGGACGACCCGGGAATGATTCCTTTTTTTGAAATGTGTCAGACATGGGATGTGCCACTCTTCGTCCATCCATGGGAGACACTGGGCAGAGAACGAATGCCGCGGCACAACTTAATGTACACCGTCGGGATGCCAAGTGAGACAGCGCTTGCCGCAGCAAGTCTTATCTTGGGAGGTGTGATCGAGAAGTTTCCGCGCCTGAAAATCTGCTTTGCCCATGGCGGCGGCTCTTTTCCTTATATTCTCCCCAGGCTGGACCAAGGCTGGAAGGTATGGCCGCATCTGCGTCTGACCGAACAACCGCCTAGTGTGTACGCGAAACAATTCTACTTTGATTCCTTGACATACGACCCACTGAACATTCCATACATGATGAAGCGCTTTGGCGAAGATAAGATCTTGATGGGCTCGGATTATCCCTTCCTGCTTCGTGAAACACCTCCCGGGGAAGTCATCGATCATACGTTGGAGCTGACTGACGGACAGAAGCGGGCGTTGCTGGGTGAAAACGCGCTTCGCTTCCTGAACATAAAGGAGATGAAAGCACTGTGA
- a CDS encoding RidA family protein, with protein sequence MKHQTETPEQRLQAMGLDLPEPRQPAGNYVGCVQVGNLLFLAGQGTNEYRGKLGQDVTTEEGYMAARQCMLNLLAVAKHELAELRRIKRVVKILGFVNSDPAFIDQPTVMNGASDLLVELFGEKGRHGRSAVGMAQLPLNNAVEVEMILEIEN encoded by the coding sequence GTGAAGCATCAGACTGAAACACCGGAACAACGGCTACAGGCTATGGGCTTAGACCTGCCTGAACCGAGACAGCCTGCCGGTAATTATGTCGGTTGTGTCCAAGTGGGCAATCTCCTCTTTCTGGCAGGACAAGGGACAAATGAATATCGAGGGAAGCTGGGACAGGATGTCACGACAGAGGAAGGTTACATGGCTGCCAGGCAGTGTATGCTCAATCTGCTGGCTGTTGCCAAACATGAGCTAGCGGAGCTGAGGAGAATCAAACGAGTGGTCAAAATACTCGGATTCGTTAACAGCGACCCAGCTTTCATCGATCAGCCTACAGTCATGAATGGGGCATCCGATTTGTTGGTGGAGCTATTCGGCGAGAAAGGCAGGCATGGGCGATCCGCTGTAGGGATGGCCCAGCTCCCGCTAAATAACGCCGTAGAAGTAGAGATGATCTTGGAAATCGAGAATTAG
- a CDS encoding aldehyde dehydrogenase codes for MSHTAKENPVIKGAKLFIDGAYVDAVSGETFDTINPATNLKLASVANASEQDVKRAIDVAQRTFESGVWSERSVDERAKILCKMADLVMERVDELALVETLDVGKPIKESRGFDIPRAAANLRFFAEMAKYTVHEHYEMRHFMSYAKYAPAGVTSLIIPWNLPFMQMTWKASAALAAGNTVVVKPASYTPLSAVMLGEIANEAGLPAGVLNIITGPGGTVGTAMTTHPHVRRISFVGESNTGKIVMQNAASHLIPVSLELGGKSANIVFEDADLDEAVKGSVEAIFRNQGEICLAGSRLLVQESVYDQFLDKFLAAVQRIKVGNPLEPDTDMGALVSRSHLETVEHYIQIGLEEGAKLGYGGKRISGLGDGNFLEPTVLYDVDNKMRVAQEEIFGPVIVIIPFRSEEDAIRIANDSAYGLAGVVWTNDLRRAHRVADRVKSGLLWINCWYVRDLRTPFGGAKDSGIGREGGRHSFEFYSEVKTVTLKL; via the coding sequence ATGAGTCATACTGCCAAGGAAAACCCGGTAATAAAAGGCGCCAAGCTATTCATAGACGGAGCTTACGTGGACGCTGTTTCCGGTGAAACCTTTGATACGATCAATCCGGCGACAAATCTCAAGCTGGCTTCTGTGGCCAATGCAAGTGAACAGGATGTAAAAAGGGCGATTGACGTGGCGCAGCGTACGTTTGAGTCAGGCGTTTGGAGTGAGAGGTCCGTAGATGAGCGAGCCAAGATTCTCTGCAAAATGGCTGATCTGGTGATGGAGCGTGTGGACGAACTCGCTTTGGTGGAGACGCTTGATGTCGGCAAGCCGATCAAAGAAAGCCGGGGCTTCGATATTCCGAGAGCGGCAGCCAATTTGCGCTTCTTTGCCGAAATGGCTAAATACACGGTCCATGAGCATTATGAAATGCGCCATTTTATGTCCTACGCCAAATATGCTCCGGCAGGTGTCACAAGTCTGATCATTCCATGGAATTTGCCCTTTATGCAGATGACCTGGAAAGCATCGGCTGCTTTAGCGGCAGGAAATACCGTCGTGGTAAAGCCAGCTTCGTACACGCCTCTCTCGGCGGTGATGCTCGGTGAGATTGCCAATGAAGCGGGTTTGCCTGCTGGCGTGCTCAACATCATCACTGGTCCTGGCGGGACTGTCGGTACGGCAATGACGACGCATCCCCATGTGCGCCGGATCTCTTTTGTGGGAGAATCGAACACTGGAAAGATTGTCATGCAGAATGCCGCTTCGCACCTGATTCCGGTATCGCTCGAATTGGGAGGCAAATCAGCCAATATCGTGTTTGAGGATGCCGATCTTGATGAAGCGGTAAAAGGGTCGGTTGAAGCGATATTCCGCAACCAGGGCGAGATTTGTCTGGCGGGATCGCGTTTGTTGGTACAAGAAAGCGTATATGATCAGTTTCTGGACAAATTTTTGGCGGCTGTTCAAAGAATCAAGGTGGGAAATCCTCTGGAACCAGATACAGATATGGGGGCGTTGGTGTCCCGCAGTCACTTGGAAACGGTGGAGCACTACATCCAGATCGGACTGGAAGAAGGAGCCAAACTCGGTTACGGCGGAAAACGGATCAGCGGGCTGGGTGACGGCAATTTCCTGGAGCCAACCGTTCTCTATGATGTAGACAACAAAATGAGGGTGGCGCAGGAAGAGATTTTCGGTCCGGTCATCGTGATCATTCCATTTCGTTCAGAAGAGGACGCTATTCGGATCGCCAATGATTCGGCTTACGGCTTGGCAGGAGTCGTTTGGACCAACGATCTGCGGCGCGCGCATCGCGTGGCTGATCGGGTGAAGTCAGGTCTTTTATGGATCAATTGCTGGTATGTGCGTGATTTGCGAACTCCGTTTGGCGGTGCCAAGGACAGCGGGATTGGCCGCGAAGGCGGGCGTCACAGCTTCGAATTCTACTCCGAGGTCAAGACAGTCACCCTAAAATTATAG
- a CDS encoding 2-keto-4-pentenoate hydratase, with product MDIEKITRFADHLAAASREGVGVSPLTLLDPQISEIEAYHVQLKTIERKVTAGARITGKKIGLTSRAMQTLLGVEQPDYGHLLDDMVVENNGELPFEHVLSPKVEAEIAFLLKRDLEGPHVTTYDVLMATEYVVPALEIVDSRIANWQIKLEDTIADNASSGFYVLGGHPMKPQDLDLPLAGMAFYKNQELVNTGVGAAALGNPASCVAWLANKLYELGITLQAGEIILSGALSAAVEAKPGDVFHTRIAGLGSVGVRFSK from the coding sequence GTGGACATAGAAAAAATCACGCGATTCGCCGATCATTTAGCGGCGGCGAGTCGTGAAGGGGTGGGAGTATCGCCACTCACTTTACTGGATCCGCAAATCAGCGAAATAGAGGCATACCACGTTCAATTGAAGACGATTGAGCGAAAAGTCACAGCAGGCGCGAGGATTACAGGGAAGAAAATCGGCCTGACCTCTCGTGCCATGCAGACACTGCTTGGCGTGGAACAGCCAGACTATGGACATCTTTTGGACGACATGGTCGTGGAAAACAACGGAGAACTGCCTTTCGAGCATGTCCTTTCGCCAAAGGTTGAAGCAGAAATTGCTTTCCTGCTGAAGCGAGATTTGGAAGGGCCACATGTAACCACTTATGACGTCTTAATGGCAACGGAATATGTAGTGCCTGCTTTGGAAATCGTGGACAGCCGTATCGCCAACTGGCAAATCAAACTGGAAGACACCATTGCGGACAATGCATCCTCCGGCTTCTACGTGCTGGGTGGACATCCTATGAAACCGCAAGATCTGGATCTTCCTCTGGCAGGAATGGCATTTTATAAAAATCAAGAGCTGGTCAATACCGGTGTAGGTGCCGCCGCGTTAGGCAATCCTGCATCTTGTGTAGCATGGTTAGCGAACAAGCTGTACGAATTAGGGATAACACTCCAAGCGGGAGAAATCATCTTGTCCGGTGCGTTATCGGCAGCGGTCGAAGCGAAGCCTGGCGATGTATTTCATACACGGATTGCTGGACTTGGTTCTGTAGGAGTCAGGTTTAGTAAGTAA
- a CDS encoding acetaldehyde dehydrogenase (acetylating) — protein MKKVKVAILGSGNIGTDLMIKLGRSPVLELTSMIGIDPDSDGLRRAKAAGYYVFDGGLQPFLESSADLADIVFDATSAHAHIRHAKALQEAGKLAIDLTPAAVGPFVVPSVNLGAHLNEKNINLITCGGQATIPIVHAIGSVSPVSYAEIVATISSKSAGPGTRSNIDEFTETTAHGIEAIGGAKKGKAIIILNPAEPPILMRDTVYAVVEEGADRQAIVKAIHQTVSYIQSYVPGYRLRSEPIFDENKITVFLEVEGAGDYLPTYSGNLDIMTATAVKVAEEYAKQAIGIGTSI, from the coding sequence ATGAAGAAAGTAAAGGTAGCCATACTGGGCTCGGGTAACATTGGGACAGACCTGATGATCAAGCTGGGAAGGTCGCCAGTTCTTGAACTGACGTCCATGATTGGAATCGATCCTGATTCGGATGGTCTGCGTAGAGCAAAGGCAGCTGGTTACTACGTATTTGACGGCGGATTACAACCGTTTTTGGAAAGCAGTGCGGATCTTGCGGATATCGTCTTTGACGCTACTTCTGCCCATGCGCATATTCGGCATGCGAAGGCGCTCCAGGAGGCTGGAAAGCTCGCCATCGATCTTACGCCTGCCGCTGTAGGGCCCTTTGTCGTACCATCTGTGAATCTCGGTGCACATTTGAATGAAAAAAACATCAATTTGATCACATGTGGCGGCCAGGCTACTATTCCGATTGTTCATGCGATAGGGAGTGTGAGTCCGGTCAGCTACGCAGAGATCGTGGCCACTATTTCCAGTAAAAGCGCTGGTCCTGGCACACGTTCCAACATCGACGAATTTACGGAGACGACCGCACATGGTATCGAAGCGATTGGCGGAGCGAAGAAAGGCAAGGCGATCATCATCCTGAATCCGGCAGAACCGCCGATCCTGATGAGGGATACTGTCTATGCAGTAGTGGAGGAAGGAGCGGACCGACAGGCGATCGTGAAGGCTATTCATCAGACCGTCTCCTATATTCAATCATACGTTCCTGGTTACCGCCTACGCTCAGAACCGATCTTTGATGAAAACAAAATCACCGTGTTTTTGGAAGTGGAAGGCGCGGGCGACTACCTCCCTACTTATTCAGGCAATCTGGATATCATGACGGCGACAGCGGTGAAGGTAGCAGAGGAATATGCCAAGCAAGCTATCGGCATCGGCACGAGTATATAG